A window of the Parabacteroides merdae ATCC 43184 genome harbors these coding sequences:
- a CDS encoding Ig-like domain-containing protein: MKKFKFALLTFMTALISVGFTACSDDDDLKNVSVTGVTITPTTLTLKAGTTGTLTATVVPENAAVTTVAWSSSDTNIATIENGIVTAISEGSTTIKVKTDDGGFTATCEVTVTNDAPAFDESKYHFDLFLTVGKHGGMSSKNTTVVNSVNKLTADMGTITVKGEGTELGDYSMESISKGKYYYQIPSSNDRFVKYQIKDNKVIECASSPFKTNTYKVRSYTHAWIDDNTLVVMAANGDASKIIWSKLNTDNMSILAEGTLDILLPESEVTGEETKKFTTSGILTYNEKTGKLFYFYYGKNGLSGKSGKTTTAFYTAVLDPVTLAVESNKRNSLAREMAGSAYGELMQDCVMYDESGNLYLAAITEKGDLEQGHLLRINNGEIDFDATYEGYPNADGKLLTIQYLGNGKALAYARNDAAGTAIDSYSHYYSIIDLATGERTRLSYEGKELAYSGGRFSQRSVVFNEKAYFGVNTEVDTNAIIYIYDTKTGVVEKGAEVAGEFYFDMIRVIEND; this comes from the coding sequence ATGAAGAAGTTCAAATTTGCATTACTCACCTTCATGACAGCCCTGATCTCAGTTGGTTTCACGGCTTGTTCTGATGACGATGATTTGAAAAACGTGTCTGTGACCGGTGTCACGATCACTCCTACCACATTAACACTAAAAGCAGGAACTACAGGAACACTGACTGCGACTGTCGTTCCTGAAAATGCAGCTGTTACAACTGTCGCTTGGAGCAGTTCGGACACGAATATCGCTACAATAGAAAATGGCATTGTAACAGCAATTTCCGAAGGTTCGACTACAATCAAGGTAAAAACGGACGACGGTGGATTCACTGCCACTTGTGAAGTGACTGTAACCAACGATGCACCTGCCTTCGACGAAAGCAAGTATCATTTCGACCTGTTTCTGACCGTAGGAAAACATGGCGGCATGAGCAGCAAGAACACGACGGTTGTCAACAGCGTCAATAAACTGACAGCCGATATGGGGACTATCACTGTTAAAGGTGAAGGAACCGAATTGGGAGACTACTCGATGGAAAGCATCTCGAAAGGGAAATATTACTATCAGATCCCTTCAAGCAACGACCGTTTCGTAAAATATCAGATCAAAGATAACAAAGTAATAGAATGTGCATCATCTCCCTTTAAGACAAATACATACAAAGTACGCTCCTACACCCATGCCTGGATAGATGACAACACGCTTGTTGTCATGGCTGCCAACGGCGATGCAAGCAAGATCATCTGGAGTAAGCTGAACACCGATAATATGTCGATTCTAGCAGAAGGCACACTGGACATCCTACTACCGGAATCAGAGGTTACAGGAGAAGAAACAAAGAAATTCACCACATCGGGCATCCTTACCTATAATGAAAAAACGGGAAAACTGTTCTATTTCTATTACGGGAAGAACGGTCTTTCAGGAAAGAGCGGCAAAACCACTACTGCTTTTTATACAGCAGTGCTCGATCCTGTCACTCTGGCGGTAGAAAGCAACAAGCGCAACTCGCTTGCCCGAGAAATGGCGGGAAGTGCCTACGGCGAATTGATGCAAGACTGCGTAATGTATGATGAAAGCGGTAACCTCTACCTCGCCGCAATCACCGAAAAGGGCGATTTGGAACAAGGACACCTGTTGCGTATCAACAATGGTGAAATCGATTTCGACGCCACTTACGAAGGATATCCGAATGCAGACGGTAAATTGCTCACCATCCAGTATTTGGGAAACGGCAAAGCTCTAGCTTATGCACGCAACGATGCTGCTGGTACAGCAATTGACAGTTACAGCCATTATTATTCTATCATCGATCTTGCTACAGGCGAAAGGACACGTTTGAGCTATGAAGGAAAAGAACTCGCTTACAGTGGCGGCCGTTTCTCACAGCGTTCTGTCGTCTTCAACGAGAAAGCCTATTTCGGTGTGAACACTGAAGTCGACACTAATGCCATCATCTACATCTACGATACAAAGACAGGAGTTGTAGAAAAGGGAGCAGAAGTAGCCGGCGAATTCTACTTCGACATGATCCGTGTGATAGAAAACGATTGA
- a CDS encoding inositol monophosphatase family protein — protein sequence MIGISDLEYLCAEVRQIARKAGAFLRDERQKFDRERVEEKSAHNYVSYVDKESERRLVEQLSTLLPEAGFIAEEGSGSLTDEEYCWVIDPLDGTSNYIHDMAPYSVSIALRDREELLLGVVYEVCRNECFYAWKGSKAYLDGKEIRVTDVAVLDKAFVALGFPYDSDHYRPVAQKLVDRLYGYAGGTRLLGSAAAELCYVACGRFDARIEGHLGPWDVAAGGLILMQAGGRLSDFAGGDTWPSAEQVMASNGVIHDKILRLL from the coding sequence ATGATTGGAATATCGGACCTGGAATACCTTTGTGCAGAAGTACGGCAAATAGCCCGTAAAGCCGGTGCATTTCTGCGTGATGAACGGCAAAAGTTCGATCGGGAGCGGGTGGAGGAAAAGAGTGCACACAATTATGTCTCGTATGTGGATAAAGAATCCGAACGGCGTCTGGTCGAACAACTTTCGACATTGCTTCCCGAAGCAGGGTTTATTGCCGAAGAGGGTTCGGGAAGCCTGACGGATGAGGAGTATTGTTGGGTGATCGATCCGCTCGACGGGACCTCCAACTATATCCATGATATGGCTCCTTACAGTGTCAGTATTGCCTTGCGGGATAGGGAAGAACTGTTGTTGGGAGTTGTATATGAGGTCTGTCGCAATGAATGTTTTTATGCTTGGAAAGGAAGTAAGGCTTATCTGGACGGTAAAGAAATACGGGTAACGGATGTAGCTGTTTTGGATAAGGCTTTTGTTGCGCTTGGTTTCCCCTATGATTCCGACCACTATCGTCCGGTCGCCCAAAAGCTGGTGGACCGTTTGTATGGTTATGCCGGGGGGACGAGGCTGTTGGGATCTGCTGCGGCCGAGCTCTGTTACGTCGCCTGTGGGCGATTCGATGCTCGGATAGAAGGACATCTCGGCCCGTGGGATGTTGCGGCAGGCGGCTTGATCCTGATGCAGGCGGGTGGCAGGCTGTCAGACTTTGCCGGTGGCGACACTTGGCCTTCTGCCGAGCAGGTGATGGCGAGTAACGGGGTGATACATGATAAGATCCTCCGCTTGTTGTAG
- a CDS encoding TonB-dependent receptor, giving the protein MKVFVHVFLLLVCLSQLSLTAQNKITLSGKVTDQQGTPLSLVTIAVENTVSGTYTDDSGLYSLQVSPGKHTFVVSSLGYQTIKTSLDLHHDKTLDFKLEESSVSISPVEVYGKTQSQQVRESALSVNALDVKPVINSLNSLNELVNRTSGVKIREEGGVGSDFDLSINGLSGNSVRYFIDGVPLDSKGSYVTLANLPVNLIDRVEIYKGVVPASLGTDALGGAVNIITQAEKKSFMDASYSIGSFHTHRANLNAQFMERHTGLVVRPAIGISYSKNDYRMKDVQMRNETGDQFIYGNPKRFHDGYFSLLAQIEAGITGKFWADEFFVSASYSKTDKELQTGSIQTKVYGMAEHNSDAWNVSVRYNKYNFMTESMTLKATLSHTWDHSITIDTAYRKYYWDGGYIVSQRNEIRGNEPSIRHYKRPLTIVRVNLDYQLDGHHGLNLNYHMNRTGNDRYDDLDQSFEPSNDAVTKHIIGLTYSQSFFDGKMQNIFFAKDYVNHPNIRQTDQSTVTGSDKVQGSTTKNYFGYGTGLRYMFFDPLAVKVSYEHSVRLPIARELLGNGTTIYANVALKPEKSNNVNLALFGTWHPAGRHTIYYEANGFLRYVDNYIQTSVIEKEGMMQFVNDPAVHIKGVEGEIRYDWDGRLQLMANVSYQDARDQQKYKEDGKPSATYDNHVPNRPWLFGNAEASYTFHNLLLHDNKLRLGCTFQWVHWYFLTWEAYGNRDTKARIPSQHICNANITYSWKHDSYNISLECSNFLDETAYDNYKLQKPGRAFFAKFRVFIN; this is encoded by the coding sequence ATGAAAGTCTTTGTACATGTATTCCTTTTGCTTGTCTGCCTGTCGCAACTAAGTCTGACGGCACAAAACAAAATTACGCTCTCCGGGAAAGTCACCGATCAACAAGGTACGCCCCTGTCGTTGGTAACGATCGCCGTCGAAAACACGGTCTCCGGCACTTATACAGATGACAGTGGGCTTTATTCCCTACAAGTATCCCCTGGCAAACACACATTCGTCGTCTCCTCCTTAGGATACCAAACGATCAAAACCTCACTCGACCTTCATCACGACAAAACCCTCGACTTCAAACTGGAAGAAAGTTCCGTAAGCATAAGTCCAGTGGAGGTGTATGGGAAAACACAATCACAACAGGTAAGAGAAAGCGCACTTTCGGTTAATGCTCTTGACGTTAAGCCTGTCATTAATTCACTTAATAGCCTGAATGAATTAGTGAATCGTACAAGCGGTGTCAAAATACGCGAAGAGGGAGGCGTAGGTTCCGATTTCGACCTCTCGATCAACGGTCTGTCAGGTAATTCCGTCCGCTATTTCATAGACGGTGTTCCCTTGGATAGCAAAGGAAGCTATGTGACGCTCGCCAATCTGCCCGTCAACCTGATTGACCGAGTGGAAATCTATAAAGGCGTAGTACCAGCCTCATTGGGGACGGATGCATTAGGCGGAGCTGTCAACATTATCACCCAGGCAGAAAAGAAAAGTTTCATGGACGCTTCTTATAGCATCGGTTCCTTCCATACACATCGTGCCAACCTGAACGCACAGTTTATGGAACGGCACACCGGATTGGTCGTGCGTCCTGCCATCGGTATCAGCTATTCGAAAAACGACTACCGGATGAAAGACGTGCAGATGCGCAATGAGACAGGTGATCAATTCATCTACGGCAACCCAAAACGTTTCCATGACGGCTATTTTTCGCTATTGGCACAGATAGAAGCTGGAATCACAGGTAAGTTTTGGGCTGACGAATTTTTCGTTTCCGCTTCCTACTCCAAAACAGACAAGGAACTGCAGACCGGATCCATACAAACCAAAGTTTATGGTATGGCTGAACATAATTCGGATGCATGGAACGTATCGGTTCGTTATAACAAATATAATTTCATGACCGAAAGCATGACATTGAAAGCAACTTTGTCACATACATGGGATCATTCCATTACTATCGATACAGCTTATCGGAAATATTATTGGGATGGAGGCTATATCGTGAGTCAACGCAACGAAATCAGAGGTAATGAACCTTCTATACGTCATTACAAACGCCCTCTGACTATCGTGCGTGTCAATTTGGATTACCAACTGGACGGACATCACGGTCTTAACCTGAATTATCATATGAACCGGACCGGAAATGATCGCTATGATGATTTGGACCAAAGCTTCGAACCATCAAACGATGCAGTTACCAAACATATCATCGGACTGACCTACAGCCAGTCGTTTTTTGATGGGAAAATGCAGAATATATTCTTTGCCAAAGATTATGTGAATCACCCGAATATCCGGCAGACCGACCAGTCCACCGTGACGGGATCGGACAAAGTGCAAGGTTCTACTACCAAAAATTACTTTGGATATGGTACCGGACTGCGCTATATGTTCTTCGACCCATTAGCGGTAAAGGTTTCTTATGAACACAGCGTACGCTTGCCCATCGCCCGTGAATTGTTAGGCAACGGAACCACCATTTATGCAAATGTAGCGCTGAAACCAGAAAAAAGCAACAACGTCAATCTCGCCTTGTTCGGCACATGGCATCCTGCCGGCAGACATACTATCTATTACGAGGCAAACGGATTCCTACGTTATGTGGACAATTATATTCAAACCTCCGTCATTGAAAAAGAGGGTATGATGCAGTTTGTCAATGATCCAGCCGTCCATATCAAAGGCGTAGAAGGGGAAATTCGTTATGATTGGGACGGTCGATTACAACTCATGGCCAACGTCAGCTATCAAGACGCCCGTGACCAACAAAAATACAAAGAAGACGGCAAACCATCCGCCACATACGACAACCACGTACCCAACCGTCCCTGGCTATTCGGCAACGCGGAGGCGAGTTATACGTTCCACAACCTCCTACTACATGACAACAAGCTACGTTTAGGCTGTACATTCCAGTGGGTACATTGGTATTTCCTAACGTGGGAAGCCTATGGCAACCGCGATACCAAAGCCCGTATACCCTCACAGCATATCTGCAATGCCAATATCACCTATTCATGGAAACACGACAGCTACAACATCTCACTGGAATGTTCTAATTTCCTCGACGAAACAGCTTATGACAACTATAAACTGCAAAAACCCGGACGCGCATTCTTTGCAAAATTCAGAGTATTTATCAATTAA
- a CDS encoding thioesterase family protein yields MLEKGLKHISRTVVQPDNFALTMGSGDLPVLATPALVALMENAAMLAVAAELPEGATTVGAKMDMTHVRPSGEGEEVHAEATLVEVEGRKLTFSLVARDSADVIGEGTHIRYIVDRAKFLLKLKG; encoded by the coding sequence ATGTTGGAAAAAGGATTGAAACATATCAGCCGGACTGTCGTGCAGCCGGATAATTTTGCATTGACGATGGGATCGGGAGATTTGCCTGTATTGGCAACGCCGGCTTTGGTAGCATTGATGGAAAATGCGGCAATGTTGGCCGTAGCGGCTGAACTCCCCGAAGGGGCGACTACTGTCGGTGCTAAAATGGACATGACACATGTTCGTCCTTCCGGTGAAGGTGAGGAAGTGCATGCGGAAGCGACGCTGGTTGAGGTGGAAGGGCGAAAGTTGACCTTCTCGTTGGTTGCCAGGGATTCGGCAGATGTGATCGGCGAAGGCACGCATATCCGCTATATTGTCGACAGAGCGAAATTTTTGTTGAAACTGAAAGGCTAA
- a CDS encoding translocation/assembly module TamB domain-containing protein, whose protein sequence is MRRWMKRIGIICLIPMVLVILISILLYIPPFQNFAVRLATEYASETTGMNIRIGQIRLSFPLNLTIRDVKVITPPDTLLSLESFQVNIRPLPLLKKEVLVDAIDLRGVKANTGNLIEGMEIKGTLGKLYAKADRIDLGKEIARLNKIDLSDTAITLLMNDTTTNKDTTSTAVNWKLMLDQIDLDRVAFAMQIPGDSLRLSTYIEKAGLTDGIVDLGSARYSASQFLLSGSSLNYDGSYSDPVPGFDPAHIALNDVNIRIDSLLYGGRDISARIKKFSANDRSGLTLSSLTGDISSDSTTIQVPGLLLKTPYSEIRLLATVPWNTFDNTPSGTLHSLLTASVGKEDVFIFAGPLPKEFKQAYPQKEISLTAGIEGNLAALRLRQLKGELPGIFNLNITGEMRAVADSIRRSGKFQLNAQTGNLDFVLSMLPESERSRYNLPVMKLKGEATLQNQEYRADLLLTQGEGKVGLTARYNPVQASYLADLKIDSLKPTNFLPKDSLYHLAASFRAEGKGYDPFHVSTWAKLEGKITNIEYGAYAVSDVRLDGSLEKNLLKFDLLSHYPLAKMDMSLNATLHKKKVNAMLIADVQNLDLYGMHFMNDSLATSFQLFAEAETDMGKNNQVYVTLGNWELINPTGKFHPKTLTLHAHSDKDTTRVSFHAGDFGIVLTGNADIETMTDKFTKINEGLTQQLERDSMIDIPSFRPLLPDMDLKITAGKDNPIYNILQQYYITFDNLNIEANTSPEKGFFLDADLFNLMQDTTRIDTICLIVRQDSLGLLYDTKVIKTKYRKQQPFTASLLGKLRNTFVDAKLKYTDGQGKTGIRLGARVDKEKEGLRLHLFPEDPILAFRTFKLNTDNYILYRNIKDIAADVRLTGENNASLWIHSLAGEEGMEEIHAELSQIDLDAITKGFPDLPSMRGMLSADLQYAPSDSSFMVVADAHIDSLFYEGGRVGELMFNTVYLPLSDKEHQVDMHLFRDRNEVAAINAYYKMGKTDYLDGNMNITALPLEMVNPFIPDKMAKLTGALQGELAITGTTSAPAVNGYVRMDSSAVYVTAVGSSFRFDKQDIKIKNNLISFDKYNIYASGTNPFVVDGTIDIHNLSRMTANLKLTAHDMQLLNVKRNKESMVYGKLLVNLNSTVKGPLNALIMRGDLQLLGGTNVTYVMQESPLTAQDRLADLVTFTDFSDTLLTRRHRPEAPLPIGGLDMLMTIRIDQAVRLNADITPDQSSRVELEGGGDLSFQYTTQGEMILNGRYTLSGGMVKYAMPIIPLKEFTIQDGSYVQWSGNPMDPMLNLTATERMRASVTQDDGSSRLVTFNVGVAIKQTLENLQLQFILSAPEDQSMQQELDKMGEGQRSQIAVTMLVTGMYLNMSDVGGGGKKPSLDMGAALNSFLQSEINNIAGSALKSVDITLGMEQYDQNGTGSGGERTDFSFRFAKRFYNDRISIILGGRVSTGQDVNAGQSQQFIDNVSIEYRLDGSGTRYIKLFHDKNYESLLEGEITETGAGIVLRKKMLHLRELFIFKKNKPKPVTDDKQTEEKK, encoded by the coding sequence ATGAGACGTTGGATGAAGCGAATAGGGATCATATGCCTGATACCGATGGTATTGGTCATCTTGATTTCAATTCTTTTATATATACCTCCCTTCCAGAATTTCGCTGTGCGGCTAGCCACCGAATATGCCAGTGAAACAACCGGTATGAATATCAGGATCGGGCAGATACGTCTTTCCTTCCCGCTGAATCTGACGATCCGGGACGTGAAAGTCATAACTCCTCCCGACACGTTATTGTCACTCGAAAGTTTCCAAGTCAACATCCGTCCGCTGCCACTGCTGAAAAAAGAAGTCTTGGTGGATGCGATCGACCTGCGCGGCGTGAAAGCCAATACTGGCAACCTGATCGAGGGAATGGAGATCAAAGGTACTTTAGGAAAGCTCTATGCTAAAGCAGATCGTATAGACCTCGGAAAAGAGATCGCCCGGCTGAACAAAATCGACCTTTCGGACACAGCCATCACTCTCCTGATGAACGACACGACAACAAACAAGGATACGACATCGACGGCGGTCAACTGGAAATTGATGCTGGATCAAATCGACCTGGATCGGGTAGCGTTTGCCATGCAGATACCGGGCGACTCGCTGCGTCTTTCGACCTATATCGAAAAGGCTGGATTAACCGACGGGATAGTCGACCTCGGATCGGCACGCTACAGTGCATCCCAGTTTCTGCTGTCCGGCTCTTCCCTGAACTACGACGGTAGCTATAGTGACCCGGTACCGGGTTTCGATCCGGCACATATAGCCTTGAACGATGTGAATATCCGGATCGATTCGCTTTTGTACGGAGGCAGGGACATCAGTGCACGGATCAAAAAATTTTCTGCTAATGACCGCTCGGGTTTGACGCTCAGTTCACTGACCGGAGACATCAGCAGTGACAGCACGACGATACAGGTTCCGGGGCTTCTGTTGAAAACACCTTACTCAGAGATCCGCCTGCTGGCAACCGTTCCCTGGAATACGTTCGACAATACACCGAGCGGTACGCTCCATAGCCTGCTGACAGCCTCGGTAGGAAAAGAAGATGTATTTATCTTTGCCGGTCCTCTTCCCAAGGAGTTCAAACAAGCCTATCCCCAAAAAGAAATCAGCCTGACAGCCGGAATAGAAGGGAACCTGGCTGCTTTACGGCTGCGCCAGCTGAAAGGCGAACTGCCTGGCATCTTCAATCTGAATATCACAGGAGAAATGAGAGCCGTGGCAGACAGTATCCGCCGTTCGGGTAAGTTTCAGCTGAATGCCCAAACCGGGAATCTTGACTTTGTGCTCAGCATGCTACCGGAATCCGAACGGTCACGCTATAACCTTCCGGTAATGAAACTGAAAGGGGAAGCGACTTTGCAAAACCAAGAGTACCGCGCCGACCTTTTGCTCACGCAAGGCGAAGGCAAGGTCGGACTGACTGCACGTTATAACCCCGTACAAGCGTCTTACTTGGCTGACCTGAAGATCGACAGCCTGAAACCAACCAATTTCTTACCCAAAGATTCCCTTTACCACCTGGCCGCCTCGTTCCGTGCTGAGGGGAAAGGGTATGATCCGTTCCACGTTTCCACTTGGGCTAAATTAGAGGGGAAGATTACGAATATCGAGTATGGGGCATACGCCGTATCCGACGTAAGGTTAGACGGTTCGCTGGAAAAGAACTTGTTGAAATTCGACCTGCTCAGCCATTATCCGCTTGCGAAGATGGATATGTCGCTCAATGCAACCCTCCACAAGAAGAAAGTGAATGCGATGCTAATCGCCGACGTGCAAAACCTGGACCTGTACGGCATGCACTTTATGAATGATTCGCTGGCGACCTCCTTCCAACTTTTCGCAGAGGCGGAAACAGACATGGGAAAAAATAACCAAGTGTACGTTACCCTCGGTAACTGGGAACTGATAAATCCGACCGGTAAGTTCCACCCGAAAACATTGACTTTACACGCTCACAGCGATAAAGACACTACCCGCGTCTCTTTCCACGCCGGAGACTTTGGAATCGTCCTGACCGGAAATGCGGATATCGAGACGATGACCGATAAGTTCACGAAAATAAACGAAGGTCTCACCCAACAGCTAGAACGCGATTCGATGATCGACATTCCATCTTTCCGTCCTCTCCTCCCGGATATGGACCTGAAAATCACAGCCGGTAAGGATAATCCGATCTACAACATCCTGCAACAATATTATATTACCTTCGACAACCTGAATATCGAAGCCAACACTTCACCGGAAAAGGGTTTCTTCCTCGATGCCGATCTCTTCAACCTGATGCAGGACACAACACGGATCGACACGATCTGCCTCATTGTCCGGCAGGATTCGCTCGGCTTGTTGTACGACACGAAAGTCATCAAGACAAAATACAGGAAACAACAACCTTTCACCGCCAGCTTGCTGGGAAAGCTCCGCAACACTTTTGTCGATGCCAAACTGAAATATACCGACGGCCAAGGTAAAACCGGTATCCGGTTAGGGGCTCGTGTCGACAAGGAAAAAGAGGGATTGCGCCTGCATCTTTTCCCGGAAGACCCGATACTGGCTTTCCGTACATTTAAATTGAATACCGATAATTATATCCTGTACCGCAACATAAAGGATATTGCCGCCGATGTCCGGCTGACCGGTGAAAACAATGCTTCGCTCTGGATTCACTCGCTTGCCGGAGAAGAAGGAATGGAAGAAATCCATGCCGAGCTAAGCCAGATAGACCTAGATGCGATCACGAAGGGATTCCCGGACCTCCCTTCCATGCGAGGAATGCTTAGCGCCGACTTGCAGTATGCCCCTTCGGACAGCAGCTTCATGGTTGTGGCGGACGCTCATATCGACAGCCTGTTCTATGAAGGGGGACGGGTAGGTGAACTGATGTTCAACACTGTTTACCTGCCACTTAGCGACAAGGAGCATCAGGTCGACATGCACCTTTTCCGCGACCGTAACGAGGTTGCGGCGATCAATGCCTATTACAAAATGGGAAAAACGGATTATCTGGACGGAAATATGAACATCACCGCCTTGCCATTGGAGATGGTAAACCCGTTCATTCCGGACAAGATGGCCAAACTGACGGGAGCCTTGCAAGGGGAACTGGCGATAACCGGGACCACCTCGGCCCCTGCCGTCAACGGGTATGTGCGAATGGACAGCTCGGCGGTATATGTCACGGCAGTCGGTTCTTCCTTCCGTTTCGACAAGCAGGATATCAAGATCAAGAATAATCTGATCAGTTTCGACAAATACAACATCTATGCATCGGGGACCAATCCGTTCGTAGTCGACGGAACGATCGACATTCACAATCTTTCCCGGATGACGGCAAACTTGAAACTGACAGCCCACGACATGCAACTGCTGAATGTGAAACGCAATAAGGAAAGCATGGTGTACGGCAAGCTGCTTGTCAACCTCAACTCGACTGTCAAGGGGCCGCTCAACGCCTTGATCATGAGAGGAGATTTACAACTGTTGGGCGGGACAAATGTCACTTACGTGATGCAGGAATCCCCGCTCACGGCTCAAGACCGCTTAGCAGACCTTGTGACCTTTACCGATTTCTCCGATACGCTGCTGACCCGCCGGCACCGGCCGGAAGCACCTCTGCCCATCGGCGGACTGGACATGTTGATGACGATCCGGATCGACCAGGCCGTCCGTCTGAACGCAGATATCACCCCCGACCAATCGAGCCGTGTGGAACTGGAGGGAGGGGGCGACTTGTCATTCCAATATACGACACAGGGTGAAATGATCCTGAACGGACGTTATACACTTTCGGGAGGCATGGTAAAATATGCCATGCCGATTATTCCGCTCAAGGAGTTCACGATACAGGACGGTAGTTACGTCCAGTGGAGCGGCAACCCGATGGACCCGATGCTGAACCTGACAGCAACCGAACGGATGCGGGCATCCGTCACACAGGACGACGGCAGCTCACGTCTGGTCACCTTCAATGTCGGTGTGGCGATCAAACAGACGTTGGAGAACCTGCAACTGCAATTTATCCTCTCCGCACCGGAAGACCAGTCCATGCAACAAGAGCTGGACAAGATGGGCGAAGGACAACGCTCGCAGATCGCCGTTACGATGCTTGTCACAGGGATGTACCTCAACATGAGCGATGTCGGCGGCGGCGGAAAGAAACCGAGCCTCGATATGGGAGCTGCCCTGAACAGCTTCCTGCAAAGCGAGATCAACAATATCGCGGGTAGCGCCTTGAAGTCCGTGGATATCACTTTGGGCATGGAGCAGTACGACCAGAACGGCACAGGATCGGGCGGGGAGCGGACAGACTTCTCCTTCCGCTTCGCCAAGCGGTTCTACAACGACCGGATCAGTATCATACTGGGCGGACGTGTTTCGACCGGACAGGATGTCAACGCCGGACAGTCGCAGCAGTTCATCGACAACGTTTCGATCGAATACCGTCTCGACGGCAGCGGAACCCGCTACATCAAGCTCTTCCACGACAAGAACTACGAGAGTCTGCTGGAAGGCGAGATCACAGAAACCGGTGCCGGTATCGTCCTGCGCAAAAAGATGCTTCACCTCCGTGAACTCTTCATCTTTAAAAAAAACAAGCCCAAACCGGTAACGGATGACAAACAAACAGAAGAGAAAAAATGA